One genomic region from Pecten maximus chromosome 5, xPecMax1.1, whole genome shotgun sequence encodes:
- the LOC117327308 gene encoding superoxide dismutase [Mn], mitochondrial-like, with protein MLSATATVIKSVPKCVGALGTLASRLKHTLPDLPYDYNALEPYISAEIMQLHHSKHHAAYVNNLNIAEEKLAEATETKNINQVIQLQPALKFNGGGHINHSIFWEVLSPNGGGEPSGDLLEVINRDFGSFEAMKSELSNASAAVQGSGWGWLGFNPVSKRLRIAACANQDPLQPTTGLVPLFGIDVWEHAYYLQYKNVRPDYVKAIWNVVNWDCVSQKLHDAMMDC; from the exons ATGCTGTCTGCTACAGCCACTGTAATCAAAAG CGTTCCCAAATGTGTTGGAGCTTTGGGAACTCTTGCCAGCCGTCTGAAGCATACTTTGCCAGACCTACCCTATGACTACAATGCATTGGAACCTTACATTTCTGCAGAGATCATGCAGCTCCACCACTCAAAACATCATGCTGCATATGTCAATAATCTAAACATAGCTGAAGAGAAATTAGCAGAAGCAACAGAGACAA AAAACATTAATCAGGTGATACAGCTACAGCCAGCACTCAAGTTCAATGGTGGTGGCCACATCAACCACTCAATTTTCTGGGAGGTCTTGAGCCCCAATGGAGGAGGTGAACCCTCTGGAGATCTCCTAGAAGTCATCAATCGGGATTTTGGCTCCTTTGAAGCCATGAAATCAGAACTGAGCAATGCTTCCGCTGCTGTCCAAGGATCTGGCTGGGGATGGCTAGGTTTCAATCCTGTCAGTAAGAGACTTAGAATAGCAGCTTGTGCTAACCAGGACCCACTACAACCAACCACAG GACTGGTGCCTCTGTTTGGCATCGACGTCTGGGAGCATGCTTACTACCTACAGTATAAAAATGTCCGCCCCGATTACGTAAAGGCCATTTGGAATGTTGTGAACTGGGATTGTGTTTCACAGAAGTTACATGATGCCATGATGGATTGCTGA
- the LOC117327307 gene encoding uncharacterized protein LOC117327307, translated as MDSKAKGVKGEQSETGSVRTIEDFVMSIVKNLKDLEYQSLLDVHETLQKMKHSMKSKHELNYWKVLQCLGELSVDRFVRTLVLNEKASCKCHTYSNLYCLVQLFVQMQVNVAVIKRQLAYKRQLIPVFFKALRQKEDPALSRESLIGMYRLLIVGRSELVEIYMDNKLLMDFQAQIKSRSATIGTYPLQAIFYCSELMHTMAIHGTPKTRRIIKNSPALRVVKDYCKKLKKELDITNLELPDMYRILDNYEFVNDIVTDECVAEELAMNWKPKEKLKEELLEDDFEYIAKDMIFCSSPACRKQFVDGMEHFRYCGACRLSRYCSEACQKDHWRKSHKTSCLQNPQEELL; from the exons ATGGATTCAAAG gCGAAAGGTGTCAAAGGAGAGCAATCAGAAACAGGATCAGTACGTACTATAGAAGATTTTGTGATGAGCATTGTCAAGAATTTGAAAGATCTTGAATACCAGTCCCTGCTGGATGTACATGAAACCCTTCAAAAAATGAAGCACAGTATGAAATCCAAACATGAACTGAATTACTGGAAAGTGTTACAATGTCTTGGAGAATTATCAGTCGACCGTTTTGTGAGAACTCTAGTCCTTAATGAAAAAGCCTCGTGCAAGTGCCATACATATTCGAACCTGTACTGTCTCGTGCAACTGTTTGTTCAGATGCAGGTTAATGTTGCAGTTATCAAAAGACAGCTGGCATATAAAAGACAGCTGATACCTGTCTTCTTCAAGGCACTGAGACAGAAAGAAGATCCAGCTTTGTCAAGAGAAAGTCTCATTGGAATGTATCGCCTACTGATAGTTGGCAGATCAGAACTTGTTGAAATCTACATGGATAACAAATTACTTATGGATTTTCAAGCTCAGATAAAATCCCGCTCTGCCACCATTGGTACATATCCTCTTCAGGCAATATTCTACTGTTCAGAACTAATGCATACAATGGCTATTCATGGAACACCGAAAACCAGAAGAATTATCAAGAATTCTCCAGCCCTCAGGGTAGTGAAAGACTATTGTAAAAAACTGAAGAAAGAGCTCGATATCACAAATCTTGAGCTACCAGATATGTACAGAATATTGGACAACTATGAATTTGTTAATGATATTGTAACTGACGAATGTGTAGCCGAAGAACTTGCTATGAACTGGAAACCCAAAGAGAAATTGAAGGAAGAATTATTAGAGgatgattttgaatatattgCTAAAGATATGATTTTCTGTTCCTCCCCAGCTTGCCGTAAACAGTTTGTTGATGGGATGGAACATTTTCGATATTGTGGTGCTTGTAGACTTTCTAGGTACTGTAGCGAGGCTTGTCAGAAAGATCATTGGAGGAAAAGCCACAAAACCAGCTGTCTTCAAAATCCTCAGGAAGAACTGCTTTAA